Genomic window (Longimicrobiales bacterium):
TGGGATAGGACGACCATGCCGACGGCGTTCGCAAGCGTAACGCCCAGCAGGATGAGGATCGGCACGTACGACTCTAGCATGCCCTGTCCGTTCGCTTGTGAATTCGTTCACGAATGACAGCCGCGCCAAACTACCGGGTTCTGACACCGGGTGTCAAGCGCGCGCGCCACACGTGTGAGGCATGTGGGACGGCCGCACTTGCGACTGGTGTGCCGTACGCGTTTTTTGCCCGGAATCGGCGGGTCGCCGGCATGCGGGTGCGACCGTTGCCGCTACCCGCGGTGCGGCGTAGCTTGACGCGGTCCGCGGGCGTATCGGGCCGGCCCCTGCACGAGGCCGACCGCTGCATGAGCCAGCGCCGCGCGCACGGCGTTTCCGGCGGCCCGCAGCCGGCGAACACCTCTGGAGATGATCGATGACGATTCGCAGCGACCGTTGGATACGTCGGATGTCGGAGGAGCACGGCATGATCGAGCCGTTCGAGCCCGCGCAGGTGCGGGAGGGCGTGATCAGCTACGGCGTGTCGTCCTTCGGCTATGACATCCGCGTGGCGGACGAGTACAAGGTGTTCACCGATGTGTTCAGCGTGGTGGTCGATCCGAAGAACTTCGATGACCGCTCGTTCGTGGACTTCAAGGGCGACCACTGCATCATCCCGCCACGCTCGTTCGCACTGGCCCGGACGCTGGAGTATTTCCGCATCCCGAGCGATGTGCTGGTGGTGTGCGTGGGCAAGTCGACGTACGCCCGCTGCGGCATCATCGTGAACGTGACGCCGCTGGAGCCCGAGTGGCGCGGCTACCTGACGCTGGAGATCTCCAACACTACCCCGCTGCCCGCGAAGATCTACTCGAACGAAGGCCTGGCGCAGCTGCTGTTCTTTCAGGGCGACGAGACGCCGGAAGTCACGTACGCGATGAAGAAGGGCAAGTACCAGGACCAGATCGGCGTCACACCGCCCAAGCTGTAGGGAGTTTCAGGGGCACGGAGGCGGGGGTCGTTCTTTCTCACGCGGAGCCGCAG
Coding sequences:
- the dcd gene encoding dCTP deaminase, which translates into the protein MTIRSDRWIRRMSEEHGMIEPFEPAQVREGVISYGVSSFGYDIRVADEYKVFTDVFSVVVDPKNFDDRSFVDFKGDHCIIPPRSFALARTLEYFRIPSDVLVVCVGKSTYARCGIIVNVTPLEPEWRGYLTLEISNTTPLPAKIYSNEGLAQLLFFQGDETPEVTYAMKKGKYQDQIGVTPPKL